ATAAGCAGAGACTTCattgttgtcagtttgctttaatgtcacagtgtcagttGACATGTATTCCTTTAAGGTCTTAGACTGTTGCAATGGTGAACGATTTATCAGAAAACAAGTGTTTTTGACCTTAACGGATCTAAAATATGTGATTGTAGTTAAAgtgatagcaccacctactgccaAAAGAAGGTAAGCCTcgttttacaactttaatttgttttacatttaattttaacACTTGATccaagaagaaataaaaaataattgtgtAGGTGACTGTGTGACACATTTCATATGTCTGatgtaaatgaataaatggGAACGAACAGCTGGACAGGAAACAGCCTTTCAATCTAGTGCGCTGGGATGTAACCATAGCAACATGTGAACTGGCAAACCGAACAGTTTCTTGTTAAGGATTAACAGAGGTGGTTTAACCCAGTGTGAGAGGGCCTGCTCCGGATTGAAGTGAAGTAAGTGACTGGTTTGTATCTGTTAGTGCTGATATAGTGTTTTACTGTGAATGAGATGTTAAGTTTGCATCATGCTACAGTGAGCTGTTAGCTACTAGTTAGCCACACTGTTGTTATAAACATCATGTGACGTTAACTCGTTGATCGATGAAAGTACAGACTTTGTGATAAACAAAAGACTTGTTCGACATGTTATGGTCAGTTCAGGATATTAATGTGACATTGAATCATCATATTATCCTATTTTGGTTTGCAGCAACTCATCTAAGTTGCTTGACATTGATGGACACGGTGTCTTTGTAAATCCAATGCGTGAAACATAGTGGATACTATGATTAACATCTCTGTCATCGTGTGCAGGATGTCTTTGTCCAAGATGCAGAGCCTGAGAGTGGCAGCTGTGCTGGAGGACTGCTCAGACCAGCTTGACATACTGGGACACATTTTGACAGTGCAGATCAGCAGGGTGCAAGGCACTGGAGCTGCACAGGTGAGCTTCAATGTGTGGATGTCATGTTCACTCTCCACAAGAACATCTGTCAAACATCTGTCCCAAGGCATATGAAAATGGCAAGAGCATCCAAAACCTAAAGAATTAAACATGTTAAACTCAGCAATGGAATCAAAGGGAAACACTTGGGAACAACCAATAATTAGAATGACACCCAGTAGAGCTCTTTGCTCTGCCAATGTCCAACAGGTCAAGCACATTTGCATAGACTTTTAGAAAACCGTTCCAAAATATACCAGATTTGTTTAAATCGGTTGTGTAGTTTTTCCATAATAttgataacaaacaaaccaactccCTATGGACAGCGAGGAGAACCTAACCTCATTAGCAGGGTAATGAAAACAGGGAGAAGGAACATGAATGAACAGGCAATCCAAAGAGGCTAAAAAAGTAACAGTAACAGTAACAAGTAAATCCAAACCCAGAGCTATGAATCCAaaattataaacacacattaaattaatatttaaggGACCTTAAtagttttactgtgtgtgtgtgtgtgtgtaaggagaTAGCCAAGCTGACCAAGCTGAGGAGGGACTGGTGAGTGGtgcagaaaaaaattataacgcacaaactgttttttttgtctaatttctctttgtctctctctgcagtcaATACATCAAGCAGCACACTTTCAAGATGCAGTCAGAGCTGGAGGAGTGGCATAGTTACACATCTGTGCTTCAGGTGGTAGACgaagaagagcagaggaagaaggcTGAGAAAATGCGAAGGtttatttataataacacaCATATCAGATGTTTCTTGCATTTCTTGCAGCTGCATTTgcaatataaaatacaaataagcaACAAAAAGGATACTTACATTTAGCATCACATTACATCCACAAAACACAGTTAATTGACATTCAACAAACTTTGATGTGGGATTAAGTTCCATATTTAACTTTTGGATTAAATGGTGCATGATGTACAAAAGAGCTTTTAGGGACATTTAAAGGAAAGAAACATCATAGATTTAGAAACTGTCTATTCTGAGGTGCGAGACAggctttattctcataatatcatGACGGAAGAAGTCTGTGTTGTATCATAATGTGTGTCTCTCCAccaagagagggaaagagggagctGGAGCATAAAAAACTAACTCTACAGAGACAACAAAAGGAGCTCCAacagaaaatagagaaaaatgaGGTGAGaaatttggagcagatccaagATCCAAAGCAGTCTGCCTGAATGGCTGCTACAGCTATTAATATAAGcaaattgattatttatttgagGACAGAATTAAACCTATTAGTTTGCAAGTTGTTGAAAGTCCAGTGTGTCCAGAACTTTCATTACCCCCCACCTCAGGACTTGTGCCGAAACAGCGCAGGCCTCAGGCGTCAGCTGGATGAACAGTCATTACAGGCTGCTAACTGGAGGGAGATTGTGGAGAAAGAcgctgagctgcagctccaaCAGGCACAGAAGAGGAAGATCAAGGCTGAGAAgatgctggaggagcagctgaaggagcagctggaggtgggGCCAGTTGTCCACCTGTTCCATTGCAGCCTGGGTTCACAACACCTATACCCACAAACAACCATAGTTGTGCtttcaaattgaaatgttaTCTTCCTGTTTAGCTCCATTTTTAGATCAGAGGATATATACTGTACCTCTCTTAGCAAGGtctaaacatttttttcttaccTGTATGCAGTAACaaattttaattcaaatgttCATGCCATTTTAGCAGTTATTCCCTTCTTTCAAAGATGCTGCAgaaacagcagagggaggataTGAGAGTTCACGAGAGGTTAAACAATTACCAGCAACGTCAAAACCAGGTAATTCTACTCACATCAGATTATTGTGTACTGTGTAAATGCTGCTCAGTCATAAGCTTCGCTGCAGTTCAAATTTGTTTGAAGCTGTGACGTCTGGGAGAAATTCTTATACATGCCTCAACCCAGTGCCGTCTTCTCAGAGGCTGTGGTTTATCTGAATCCTGCATAAATCACCTCAGTGCCAGTAGAGGTCACTGTACTAGCtacacagctacacaaacagTTTCACTGATGACATAAGCATTCATTACAAAGGTGGATTTCTGCAGCTTTTTgtgtcaatcagtcaatcaatccattttatttgttcagctcgtattcacaaatcacaatttgtctcatagggcttaacaaggtgcgacatcttCTGCCCTTAAACTTACACAGTATggaaaaatttacaaaaaaatatataactgagGAAAACTGAACTGCGGATGTATGCCAACCCAACAAGGACAGGTTCTGTGTACAAATTTCTACACAAACCTTTTTCCAGTTTCATATAAAGGTAAATTTAAACTTTGACAACTGAAAATGAATCACTTTATCTTTGAGTCCGAGTGACAACTTTGGgcgaggcggtggtctagtggcagaaacttggactatgggcagagaaggtctctggttcctCTCcatggagagaaaacaaatgacgaacctggattgatctgtccaaaaatccaagagtctccctaccctgtctattGCCCCTGCGCAAGGccccttactcccccaacatctgctccccgagc
The DNA window shown above is from Platichthys flesus chromosome 11, fPlaFle2.1, whole genome shotgun sequence and carries:
- the iqcg gene encoding dynein regulatory complex protein 9 isoform X2, which produces MSLSKMQSLRVAAVLEDCSDQLDILGHILTVQISRVQGTGAAQIAKLTKLRRDCQYIKQHTFKMQSELEEWHSYTSVLQVVDEEEQRKKAEKMRREGKRELEHKKLTLQRQQKELQQKIEKNEDLCRNSAGLRRQLDEQSLQAANWREIVEKDAELQLQQAQKRKIKAEKMLEEQLKEQLEMLQKQQREDMRVHERLNNYQQRQNQSLQQQLQQLQQRTELMLQDKQGQLNNVCRKRTVNLDKLSEMRRRFREMEELVMEDRLEQEKLLQQEAEDKAATKLQAWWKGCMVRRGLGSFKKAEKGKKGRKNKEGKTKK
- the iqcg gene encoding dynein regulatory complex protein 9 isoform X1 → MSLSKMQSLRVAAVLEDCSDQLDILGHILTVQISRVQGTGAAQEIAKLTKLRRDCQYIKQHTFKMQSELEEWHSYTSVLQVVDEEEQRKKAEKMRREGKRELEHKKLTLQRQQKELQQKIEKNEDLCRNSAGLRRQLDEQSLQAANWREIVEKDAELQLQQAQKRKIKAEKMLEEQLKEQLEMLQKQQREDMRVHERLNNYQQRQNQSLQQQLQQLQQRTELMLQDKQGQLNNVCRKRTVNLDKLSEMRRRFREMEELVMEDRLEQEKLLQQEAEDKAATKLQAWWKGCMVRRGLGSFKKAEKGKKGRKNKEGKTKK